A portion of the Lysinibacillus timonensis genome contains these proteins:
- a CDS encoding AzlC family ABC transporter permease codes for MNTQTELNQSFTVNTFSQGIKDCLPTLLGYISIGLAFGVIGIASQLSVLEIFLLSVLVYAGSAQFIFCGLYVAGAPISVIIITTFIVNLRHFLMSLTIAPHLTRYSSLRNIGFGTLLTDETFGVAVTKLGKEKQLGGNWMDGLNLTAYLTWIASCTIGGLVGKWIPNAESWGLDFALIAMFIALVVLNLVDLAKSKLMHYLKLIGWMAGILYILTYFVPGHLAVLIATFIVATIGVATEK; via the coding sequence TTGAATACTCAAACAGAACTTAATCAATCATTTACAGTTAATACGTTCTCACAAGGAATTAAAGACTGTCTGCCAACGTTACTTGGCTACATTAGTATCGGATTAGCATTTGGGGTAATCGGTATTGCGTCCCAATTATCTGTGTTAGAAATCTTTCTATTATCAGTTCTTGTTTATGCAGGATCTGCCCAGTTTATATTCTGTGGATTATATGTTGCTGGTGCACCTATATCCGTTATTATTATCACTACTTTCATTGTGAATTTAAGACACTTCCTTATGTCACTTACGATTGCACCACATTTAACACGATACTCATCCCTTCGAAATATCGGTTTTGGTACATTATTAACCGATGAAACATTTGGAGTGGCAGTAACAAAGCTAGGAAAAGAAAAACAACTCGGTGGCAATTGGATGGACGGGTTAAACCTCACTGCATATTTAACTTGGATTGCCTCATGTACTATTGGAGGATTAGTAGGAAAATGGATTCCGAATGCTGAAAGCTGGGGGCTAGATTTTGCATTAATCGCGATGTTTATTGCTCTAGTTGTATTAAATCTCGTTGACCTTGCCAAGAGTAAGTTAATGCATTATTTAAAACTCATTGGCTGGATGGCAGGAATTTTATATATTCTTACATATTTTGTCCCTGGTCATTTAGCAGTTTTAATTGCGACATTTATTGTAGCAACGATTGGAGTGGCAACAGAAAAATGA
- a CDS encoding CsbA family protein produces the protein METILGKVLLALFVPGVLVVLFTRITYNHIVALILSIALIGASVYAGYSSPAIVFVVDAFSLTVGFWYATKMMHRQRKQED, from the coding sequence ATGGAAACAATCTTAGGAAAGGTTTTATTAGCACTTTTTGTACCGGGTGTATTAGTCGTATTATTTACTAGGATTACTTACAATCATATTGTTGCGTTAATTTTATCGATAGCGTTAATAGGAGCATCTGTATATGCAGGATACTCTTCACCAGCTATTGTTTTTGTCGTAGATGCGTTTTCCTTAACTGTTGGTTTTTGGTATGCAACGAAAATGATGCATCGCCAGAGAAAGCAAGAGGATTAA
- a CDS encoding AzlD domain-containing protein, which yields MTTTLTMVLIILGCAIVTWIPRVVPFMLVRSIELPSVVLRWLAYIPVCILSALVIESLYVAEGQWVTLDWFNVIAFIPTLIVAILTKSLSKTVVVGVVTMAIVRNFIS from the coding sequence ATGACAACAACGTTAACAATGGTTTTAATTATATTAGGTTGTGCAATTGTTACTTGGATACCAAGAGTGGTCCCATTCATGTTAGTACGTAGTATAGAATTACCGAGTGTTGTTTTACGCTGGTTAGCTTATATACCCGTATGTATTTTAAGTGCACTCGTTATTGAATCACTATATGTTGCGGAAGGCCAATGGGTTACATTGGATTGGTTTAATGTCATTGCATTTATTCCAACTTTAATCGTGGCTATTCTAACAAAAAGCTTATCAAAAACAGTCGTTGTTGGAGTTGTCACAATGGCGATAGTAAGAAATTTTATTTCATAG
- the addB gene encoding helicase-exonuclease AddAB subunit AddB, whose translation MSLRVISGRAGSGKSTFIQKEIVEELRRSPLGAPIYVIVPDQMSFSTEYELTNLYDIRGIMRAQVMTFKRLAWYILQETGGIAKDKIDKIGYRMLIRRLLMDNKEQFSLFRQAADKRGFTEEVEQIIKEFNQYNIHSEALQEVIDRLEGNHAPNTLISKTKDLHLVLQQLETQLGDTYVDGDGLYPVLIEQLQNSEKIKQAHIYIDGFTAFTVREFEIVKQLLELAERVTIVLPFEDEHDKDNEQALFYRPALMYDKLIDTARDLAVEIEPREHLTGDYRFNNKDLSHIESMFHEPITETKKAEGFVQIFEGANRRAEIHAIAREICRLVKEENIRYQDIGIMYRQADIYDPLILTTFSQYDIPVFTNEKKPMLHHPLIEFSRSILEVVTSKWQYEPVFRSVKTDLFFPLNSSLNEMREKADRFENFVIAQGIYGYRWFEESRWVYKKYRGLEFFTKNQTDEELAIQSIIDEMKSMVREPLNQLQKELKEAKTGREIAMALYQCIEDLQVYEKLQALKDAELEKDDLVGASEHDQAWNRWINVLDQFVIMFGDQQMSVEEAAKILDEGYDTLQFSGIPPAVDEVTVATVEYSRFGNMKVVFVIGVNDGVYPTRMDYEGLITDAERGWFASVDTELSPTSTFRLLQEAFLIYRAFSSPTDRLYITYASSDEESKSLLPSLYINRLHKLFEVDGHKTLPHKRILVDPIEELDQSNVLSYIQHPRTSVAYLMMQLRQAQYSNVLAPEWVALKSYYEDSYYWNAILQTVMKPLEKSNQAEKLTQEITDELYGTELVSSVSRIEKFYSCPFSHFTTYGLGLEERVEYKLENFAMGDLFHEALKWISNETTKQNILWNKLSRQQCAQLARQAVEHIVPVFSHQILLSSARYRYIQHKLIRIVERTMIALSQQAKSSHFKPIAIEASFGPGKEILPPLEVDLKGGRKMRLRGRIDRIDSALVDDKAYMRVVDYKSSSRDLDLNEVYHGLSLQLLTYLNVAVENASHWIQGGAEPAGVLYVHVHNPVLKIEQELDEATLELERLKSFRMKGLLSEELDALLLMDEELEESGKSKIIPVQLKKDGSVYQRNSRVVLPLEIDNLQHYVRSKHKEAGDGILSGEISIHPYKLKNKTACDYCSFKSVCQFDPTDNIQKYHQLKSEQTEDIVAKIKEELNSDASDTI comes from the coding sequence ATGTCGTTAAGAGTAATAAGTGGAAGAGCTGGTTCTGGAAAATCTACTTTCATACAGAAAGAGATTGTTGAAGAACTAAGGAGATCTCCTTTAGGTGCACCAATCTATGTTATTGTACCTGACCAAATGTCTTTCTCCACAGAGTACGAGTTAACTAACTTATATGATATTCGTGGCATTATGCGTGCCCAAGTCATGACATTTAAACGACTTGCATGGTATATCCTCCAAGAAACAGGTGGTATAGCAAAAGATAAAATTGATAAGATCGGTTATCGTATGTTAATTCGCCGTTTATTAATGGACAATAAAGAACAGTTTTCGCTTTTTAGACAAGCTGCAGATAAAAGAGGATTTACTGAAGAAGTTGAGCAAATCATTAAAGAATTCAATCAATATAACATTCATAGTGAAGCCTTACAAGAAGTGATTGATCGATTAGAAGGGAATCATGCTCCAAATACGTTAATCTCTAAAACAAAAGATCTTCATTTAGTACTTCAACAATTAGAAACTCAATTAGGCGATACCTATGTTGACGGAGACGGATTATATCCTGTTTTAATAGAGCAACTTCAAAACTCCGAAAAAATAAAGCAAGCACATATTTATATAGATGGCTTTACAGCATTTACCGTTCGAGAATTTGAGATTGTAAAGCAATTACTAGAATTAGCAGAACGAGTTACAATTGTTCTTCCATTCGAAGATGAGCATGATAAAGATAACGAGCAAGCGTTATTTTATCGTCCAGCACTCATGTACGATAAATTGATTGACACAGCAAGAGATTTAGCGGTTGAAATTGAACCAAGGGAACATTTAACGGGTGACTACCGTTTCAACAATAAAGATTTAAGCCATATTGAATCGATGTTTCATGAACCGATTACTGAAACAAAAAAGGCGGAAGGTTTTGTTCAAATATTCGAAGGTGCAAACCGTCGGGCAGAAATTCATGCGATTGCCCGGGAAATATGTCGATTAGTGAAAGAAGAGAACATTCGCTACCAGGATATAGGGATTATGTACCGGCAAGCCGATATTTATGATCCACTTATTCTAACGACCTTTTCACAATATGACATACCTGTCTTTACAAATGAGAAAAAGCCAATGTTACACCATCCTTTAATTGAATTTAGTCGTTCCATATTAGAAGTGGTGACATCAAAATGGCAATACGAACCTGTATTCCGAAGTGTTAAAACGGACTTATTTTTCCCATTGAATAGTAGTCTGAATGAAATGCGAGAAAAAGCAGATCGCTTTGAAAACTTCGTTATAGCACAAGGGATTTACGGCTATAGATGGTTTGAAGAATCACGATGGGTATATAAAAAATATCGTGGTTTGGAATTTTTTACAAAAAACCAAACAGATGAAGAACTTGCAATTCAAAGTATCATTGATGAAATGAAGTCAATGGTTCGTGAACCGTTAAACCAATTACAAAAGGAACTAAAAGAAGCAAAAACGGGCCGGGAAATAGCGATGGCCCTTTACCAATGTATCGAGGATTTACAAGTGTATGAAAAATTACAAGCATTAAAAGACGCAGAATTAGAAAAAGACGATTTAGTTGGTGCCAGTGAACATGACCAAGCGTGGAATCGTTGGATTAACGTATTAGATCAGTTCGTCATTATGTTCGGTGATCAACAGATGTCGGTTGAAGAAGCAGCGAAAATATTAGATGAAGGTTATGACACACTTCAATTTTCAGGTATTCCTCCTGCAGTTGATGAAGTGACAGTTGCAACAGTGGAATATTCACGCTTTGGTAATATGAAGGTGGTATTCGTTATTGGTGTCAATGATGGCGTGTACCCGACAAGAATGGATTATGAAGGGTTAATAACGGATGCAGAGCGCGGATGGTTTGCTTCAGTCGATACTGAACTTTCACCAACATCCACGTTTCGTTTATTGCAAGAAGCATTCTTGATTTACCGTGCTTTTTCATCGCCAACAGATCGACTATATATTACTTATGCTAGCTCTGATGAGGAAAGTAAATCATTGCTACCATCTCTTTATATAAACCGATTGCATAAACTGTTTGAAGTTGATGGTCATAAAACGTTACCTCATAAGAGAATACTTGTGGATCCAATCGAGGAACTAGATCAAAGTAATGTACTTTCGTATATACAACACCCACGTACATCAGTTGCATACCTAATGATGCAATTAAGACAAGCACAATATTCAAATGTATTGGCACCAGAATGGGTTGCCTTAAAATCATATTATGAAGATAGTTACTATTGGAATGCTATTCTACAAACAGTGATGAAACCGTTAGAGAAGAGTAATCAAGCTGAGAAATTAACACAAGAAATAACAGATGAACTATATGGAACTGAATTAGTCTCAAGTGTTTCGCGTATTGAGAAGTTTTACAGTTGTCCGTTTTCACACTTTACTACTTACGGTTTAGGGTTAGAAGAACGTGTAGAGTATAAATTAGAGAACTTTGCAATGGGAGACTTATTCCATGAAGCTTTAAAGTGGATTTCTAATGAAACAACTAAGCAAAATATTTTATGGAATAAACTATCAAGGCAACAATGTGCTCAATTGGCAAGACAAGCTGTAGAACATATTGTGCCAGTATTCTCACATCAAATTCTGTTAAGTAGCGCTCGTTATCGTTATATCCAACATAAATTAATACGTATTGTTGAAAGAACGATGATCGCGTTATCACAGCAGGCAAAATCATCGCACTTTAAACCAATTGCAATAGAGGCGTCATTTGGTCCTGGTAAAGAAATACTTCCACCATTAGAAGTCGACCTAAAAGGTGGGCGCAAGATGCGTTTGCGTGGTCGTATTGACCGAATCGATAGCGCTCTAGTAGACGACAAAGCATATATGCGTGTTGTAGATTATAAATCATCAAGCCGTGATCTAGATTTAAATGAAGTCTATCATGGACTATCGTTACAGTTGTTAACCTATTTAAATGTCGCTGTTGAAAATGCAAGCCATTGGATTCAGGGCGGTGCCGAACCAGCAGGTGTATTGTATGTGCATGTGCATAATCCAGTTTTAAAAATTGAACAAGAACTAGATGAGGCAACCCTTGAATTAGAACGTTTGAAAAGCTTCCGTATGAAAGGACTACTGTCCGAGGAGCTAGATGCTTTATTATTAATGGATGAAGAGCTCGAGGAAAGTGGAAAGTCGAAAATTATCCCTGTTCAGCTGAAAAAAGATGGCTCAGTATATCAACGGAATTCACGCGTCGTCTTACCATTAGAAATAGACAATTTACAACATTATGTACGAAGTAAACATAAAGAAGCGGGAGACGGCATCTTAAGTGGAGAAATATCGATCCATCCATATAAATTAAAAAATAAAACAGCTTGTGATTATTGCTCTTTTAAATCTGTTTGTCAATTTGACCCAACAGACAACATACAAAAATATCATCAACTAAAATCAGAACAAACGGAAGACATTGTCGCAAAGATAAAAGAGGAGTTGAATAGCGATGCAAGCGATACCATCTAA
- a CDS encoding PDZ domain-containing protein produces MIDILIEFIIAFGRLLINPLLYVAIIMSVFLGYQRVKRERKNFHIRILSGWSEFSGLLIDGIVLSLCVSLLSLAIGLTLPVQLLYMITIVSVLALILFVFHFLSPILYFTLSLLFLLLMDGQNWSFNMLGIQLSGVTLQDGVGVTMSLLAGLLLIAEGMLISRKGAQFASPKYEHTKRGLKAIAFTSKKIWLLPIFLIVPGDAINAYFPYWPQFSLGATEFSLILFPIVIGFRQWSRKTLPVYLYPKLGRSVLLLGELVVIGGLVSYFLPAVGIYVLIIGAISRIGISIVYIARERKDSYAVSPKSSGVMIAAVLPHSPAEKMGLNAGEVIRKVNGVEVHTEQELYEALQINAAHCRLEVLDHQNELRLTQHVVHSKDHHQVGLLLVD; encoded by the coding sequence ATGATAGATATATTAATAGAATTTATAATAGCATTTGGTCGATTATTAATAAATCCACTGTTATATGTGGCGATCATTATGTCAGTTTTCTTAGGATACCAACGTGTGAAAAGGGAACGAAAAAACTTCCATATCCGGATATTATCGGGGTGGTCTGAGTTTTCAGGACTTTTAATCGATGGAATCGTATTATCCTTATGTGTTTCTCTCCTTTCTTTAGCAATTGGTTTAACACTGCCAGTACAGTTATTGTATATGATTACAATCGTAAGTGTTTTAGCTCTGATTCTCTTTGTCTTTCATTTTCTTTCACCAATTCTTTATTTTACACTTAGTTTATTGTTCTTATTGTTAATGGATGGGCAAAATTGGTCCTTTAATATGTTGGGAATCCAATTGAGTGGGGTAACTTTACAAGATGGTGTAGGCGTTACAATGTCACTTCTTGCGGGCCTATTATTAATTGCAGAAGGGATGCTTATCTCTAGAAAAGGGGCTCAATTTGCATCTCCTAAATATGAGCATACGAAACGTGGGCTAAAAGCCATTGCCTTCACTAGTAAAAAAATTTGGTTATTACCGATTTTCTTAATTGTACCTGGTGATGCAATCAATGCTTACTTCCCATATTGGCCACAATTTTCTTTAGGTGCGACTGAATTTTCGCTTATCCTATTTCCTATTGTTATAGGTTTCCGCCAATGGTCTCGTAAGACGTTACCGGTTTACTTATATCCTAAACTTGGCCGTTCGGTATTATTACTAGGTGAGTTAGTTGTTATTGGTGGCCTTGTCTCTTACTTTTTACCAGCAGTTGGGATTTATGTACTAATCATTGGTGCGATTTCACGTATCGGTATTTCCATTGTCTATATTGCTCGCGAACGTAAAGATTCATATGCGGTGTCTCCAAAATCGAGTGGAGTCATGATTGCAGCTGTATTACCTCATTCACCAGCAGAGAAGATGGGATTAAATGCAGGTGAGGTCATTCGGAAGGTTAATGGCGTTGAAGTCCATACTGAACAAGAGCTATACGAAGCTTTACAAATCAATGCAGCACATTGTCGCTTAGAGGTTTTAGATCATCAAAATGAATTACGTTTAACGCAACATGTTGTTCATAGTAAAGACCATCATCAAGTTGGGCTTCTCTTAGTGGATTAA
- the addA gene encoding helicase-exonuclease AddAB subunit AddA: MQAIPSKGPDVTWTDEQWKAIWATGQDTLVSAAAGSGKTAVLINRMIEKVIAKDNPIDVDELLVVTFTNASAAEMRHRLSEALEKEIAKDPRNQHLRRQLSLVNKAQISTLHSFCLSIVRQYAYLLEIDPGFRIANEGESSLLRDDVLAEVLEEAYDQQDDAKVNAVYRLVDSFTSDRDDQAIELLIEKLYETSRVHPKPIEWLRSLPDQYNIPEGITIDELPYIVYLKRAIRFILEEAYAYIQAVRELALKPDGPAPYGETAELDFVLIQEAMRRIEHGTWQEVYEYFSTLKWSTLARVKKDSCDPELQELAKKQRDQAKKVMGKIKDSFFTRSPSRLLEEIRLMAPMIETLVELTESYGVKFKAAKLERGLVDFSDLEHYALEILSNLEEGELKPSDIAKEFKQKFKEVLVDEYQDTNMLQETILQLVKSGDEASGNLFMVGDVKQSIYRFRLAEPMLFLNKYLHFEEDPITTGLKIDLNANFRSRQEVLHGTNYIFEQIMGESVGEIDYDEKAGLKPGAPYNEEETPVELAILYENSDEDEIDESNDDILDQDVVVQAEIAKSQQEARYIIHRIKELMASGATVYNAKEKDPAKRTRPLRYSDIVILMRSMTWSGDLVEEFKAAGIPLYAESSKGYFEALEVMVMLNVLNVVDNPYQDIPLASVLRAPFVGLTENELAEIRLAKRNAPFYEAVKTFVLEERSGVSANTAERLHQFLLQLEEWRNMARRGSLSDLIWKIFVDTNYYEMVGAMANGKQRQANLRTLHDRALMYEKTSFRGLFRFLRFIDRMRSRGDDLGVAKSIGEKDDVVRLVTIHSSKGLEYPVVFVAGLGRAFNKMDFSNSYLFDQQYGLAVKAIDPDNRIIYTSLPFLAMKEKKILEMKAEEMRILYVAMTRAKERLILVGSVKDWDKTRTKWCEASNQLQDDMLKDYVRASANHYLDWIGPAIARHECFMEFREGDYTVKNHPSKWRVSVIPSNAFLIPSDEIQPEANKDILHQSVDESLLHEITKRFNTRYPYEPSTKKKSKTSVTEIKRIENLQRAEEEDTDITVSENSSNKTIVKRPMFLQQKSLSSTEIGTAVHTVMQHAPKEGFLSISDIEHYCLRLVEKQLLTEAEMKVIDFEKVMNFFESDIGKRFIRSKQLYREIPFTLSREDDDGDSQIVQGIIDCLFLDEDDRWVLLDYKTDKILPKFKEEPELTKEMTDRYAVQLRIYSEAIEAVLNVEVDERVIYLYNAQKEIRL, from the coding sequence ATGCAAGCGATACCATCTAAAGGGCCAGATGTCACTTGGACGGACGAGCAGTGGAAAGCGATTTGGGCTACAGGGCAGGACACGCTTGTATCTGCTGCGGCAGGCTCAGGAAAAACAGCTGTCCTGATTAACCGAATGATTGAAAAAGTAATAGCGAAAGACAATCCCATTGATGTAGATGAACTGTTAGTGGTTACATTTACAAATGCTTCGGCAGCTGAAATGCGCCATCGTTTAAGTGAGGCATTAGAAAAGGAAATTGCTAAAGACCCAAGAAATCAACATTTACGCCGTCAATTAAGTTTAGTAAATAAAGCCCAAATTTCTACTTTGCATTCTTTTTGTCTATCAATTGTTCGTCAATATGCGTATTTGCTTGAAATCGACCCAGGTTTCCGAATTGCAAACGAAGGAGAATCATCATTACTTCGAGATGATGTGTTAGCAGAAGTGTTAGAGGAAGCTTATGATCAACAAGATGATGCAAAAGTAAATGCAGTCTATCGTTTAGTTGATAGCTTTACTTCTGACCGTGATGATCAGGCGATTGAATTATTAATCGAAAAGCTATATGAAACATCGCGTGTACATCCTAAGCCAATTGAATGGTTACGTTCACTACCAGATCAGTACAACATACCTGAAGGAATAACAATTGATGAATTGCCTTATATCGTTTATTTAAAACGGGCAATTCGATTTATCCTAGAAGAGGCATATGCATACATTCAAGCTGTAAGGGAACTTGCATTAAAACCCGATGGCCCAGCTCCTTATGGGGAAACAGCCGAGCTAGATTTTGTGCTAATACAAGAAGCAATGCGACGTATTGAACATGGAACTTGGCAAGAGGTATACGAATACTTTTCTACTTTAAAATGGTCAACATTAGCACGAGTGAAAAAGGATAGCTGTGACCCAGAATTACAGGAATTGGCAAAGAAACAACGCGACCAAGCAAAAAAAGTAATGGGCAAAATAAAAGATTCTTTTTTCACTAGAAGTCCATCTCGACTTTTAGAAGAAATTCGACTAATGGCTCCAATGATTGAGACATTAGTTGAACTGACTGAAAGCTACGGGGTGAAATTTAAAGCAGCCAAACTAGAACGTGGACTCGTTGATTTTTCGGACCTTGAACATTATGCTCTTGAGATTTTATCCAATTTAGAAGAGGGTGAATTGAAACCTTCTGATATAGCAAAAGAGTTTAAACAAAAATTTAAAGAAGTACTAGTTGACGAATATCAGGACACAAATATGCTTCAAGAAACGATATTACAGTTAGTAAAGAGTGGGGACGAGGCAAGTGGGAATCTATTTATGGTTGGGGACGTTAAACAATCCATTTACCGATTCCGATTAGCTGAACCAATGCTATTTTTAAATAAATATTTACATTTCGAGGAAGATCCAATTACTACTGGACTAAAAATTGATTTAAACGCAAACTTCCGAAGTCGTCAAGAAGTATTACATGGAACGAATTATATCTTCGAACAGATTATGGGCGAATCAGTTGGAGAGATTGATTATGATGAAAAGGCAGGTCTTAAGCCTGGAGCACCATATAATGAAGAGGAAACACCAGTAGAACTTGCGATTTTATATGAAAATAGCGATGAAGATGAAATAGATGAAAGTAATGACGATATATTAGATCAAGATGTTGTGGTACAAGCAGAAATCGCCAAATCACAACAAGAGGCGAGATACATTATTCATCGAATTAAAGAATTAATGGCAAGTGGTGCAACGGTTTATAATGCGAAAGAAAAGGATCCGGCTAAACGGACTCGTCCATTACGATACAGCGATATTGTTATTTTAATGAGATCAATGACTTGGTCTGGTGATCTAGTCGAGGAGTTTAAAGCTGCAGGTATTCCGTTATATGCAGAGTCTTCGAAAGGTTATTTTGAAGCACTTGAAGTAATGGTCATGTTGAACGTATTGAATGTAGTAGATAATCCTTACCAGGACATTCCGCTTGCTTCCGTGCTACGAGCCCCTTTTGTTGGACTAACAGAAAACGAATTAGCAGAGATTCGGCTAGCAAAAAGAAATGCCCCTTTTTATGAAGCAGTAAAGACCTTTGTTTTAGAAGAACGTTCAGGGGTAAGCGCAAATACAGCAGAAAGATTACATCAATTTTTATTGCAATTAGAAGAGTGGAGAAATATGGCTAGGAGAGGTTCACTCTCTGATTTGATTTGGAAAATATTCGTGGATACGAATTATTATGAAATGGTCGGAGCGATGGCAAACGGGAAGCAACGGCAAGCCAATTTGCGTACTCTTCATGACCGCGCACTGATGTATGAAAAAACGTCCTTCCGCGGGCTATTCAGATTTTTACGCTTTATAGACCGTATGCGTTCAAGAGGCGATGATTTAGGTGTAGCAAAATCGATTGGCGAAAAAGATGATGTCGTGCGACTAGTGACGATTCATTCATCTAAAGGATTAGAATATCCAGTTGTCTTTGTTGCTGGTTTAGGTCGTGCATTTAACAAAATGGATTTCTCCAACTCCTATTTGTTTGACCAACAGTACGGTCTTGCAGTAAAAGCAATTGACCCTGACAACCGAATTATTTATACTTCACTTCCATTTTTAGCAATGAAAGAGAAGAAAATATTAGAAATGAAAGCGGAAGAAATGCGAATTTTGTATGTAGCAATGACCCGCGCAAAAGAACGTTTAATATTGGTTGGTTCGGTAAAAGATTGGGACAAGACCCGTACAAAATGGTGTGAAGCAAGTAATCAGCTACAAGATGATATGTTGAAAGATTATGTTAGAGCGAGTGCGAATCATTATTTAGATTGGATAGGTCCAGCAATAGCACGGCATGAATGCTTTATGGAATTCCGAGAAGGCGATTATACAGTGAAAAATCATCCATCTAAATGGCGGGTGTCTGTAATTCCAAGTAATGCCTTTCTCATTCCAAGTGACGAGATCCAACCTGAAGCTAACAAGGATATATTACACCAATCGGTAGATGAATCGTTATTACATGAAATAACAAAACGTTTTAACACAAGATATCCATATGAGCCGTCAACGAAGAAAAAATCCAAGACAAGTGTAACGGAGATAAAAAGAATCGAAAATCTTCAACGAGCAGAAGAAGAGGATACCGATATTACCGTCTCTGAAAACAGTTCGAATAAAACAATAGTGAAACGGCCAATGTTTTTACAGCAAAAATCGTTGTCTAGCACTGAGATTGGTACGGCCGTTCACACTGTAATGCAACACGCTCCAAAAGAAGGCTTTCTATCAATCAGCGATATCGAACACTATTGTCTAAGATTGGTCGAGAAACAATTGTTAACGGAAGCTGAAATGAAAGTAATTGATTTTGAAAAAGTCATGAACTTTTTTGAGTCGGACATTGGGAAGCGATTCATCCGTTCTAAGCAGCTGTATAGAGAAATTCCATTTACTTTAAGTAGGGAAGATGATGATGGAGATTCTCAAATCGTTCAAGGGATTATCGACTGTTTATTCCTAGATGAAGATGATCGATGGGTGCTCCTGGATTATAAAACAGATAAGATATTACCAAAGTTTAAAGAAGAACCTGAATTAACTAAGGAAATGACTGATCGATATGCAGTACAACTTCGAATTTATAGTGAAGCTATCGAAGCGGTGTTGAATGTCGAAGTAGATGAGAGAGTTATCTATTTATACAATGCACAAAAAGAAATCCGTCTTTAA
- a CDS encoding TVP38/TMEM64 family protein, giving the protein MSEWFTVENIESLAAHYRTLGPLIGILLPFLEALLPFLPLVVIVVANASSYGLWFGFLLSWIGTALGSYVVFLIVRKFGRHPRFKRFIEKENVQKLIKWVDVRGLSPLFILLCFPFTPSVLVNIVAGLSHIKKKYYFIVLLAGKFVMILCISLLGYDIASFFHNPIKLIIAVVAIGLLWVIGKVFEKRFNNRVDEDLGEESNDQKNS; this is encoded by the coding sequence GTGAGCGAATGGTTTACAGTAGAAAATATCGAATCATTGGCTGCACATTATCGAACACTTGGACCGCTAATTGGAATTTTGCTTCCGTTTTTAGAAGCGTTGTTACCATTTTTGCCCCTAGTTGTCATTGTCGTAGCGAATGCAAGTTCATATGGATTATGGTTCGGTTTTTTATTGTCTTGGATTGGAACAGCATTAGGATCCTATGTTGTATTTTTAATCGTCCGAAAGTTTGGAAGACATCCGAGGTTTAAACGTTTTATTGAAAAAGAAAATGTTCAAAAATTAATTAAATGGGTAGATGTCAGAGGTTTAAGTCCGTTATTCATTTTACTTTGTTTTCCCTTTACTCCATCTGTACTGGTAAATATAGTTGCAGGGCTATCCCATATTAAGAAAAAATACTATTTCATCGTATTGTTAGCCGGGAAATTTGTAATGATATTATGTATTAGTTTACTTGGCTATGATATTGCTTCCTTTTTCCATAATCCAATTAAGCTAATTATCGCTGTTGTTGCGATTGGTTTATTATGGGTGATTGGAAAAGTATTTGAAAAACGTTTTAATAATCGGGTTGATGAGGATTTAGGCGAGGAATCTAACGATCAAAAAAATAGCTAA